TCCAAGTAGTACAAGATTAAACAGCATTAAGAGAGTCTTTTTAATCAACAAAGATAAAGAAACagatgaaatttcaatgCGTCATTACTATTTAGACGTTAGAGAagttgaaatttcaaagaatttaaaaagattATATAAATCCAAGCATAATCTAAGTAAATCAGTACCGAATTTAAACAGAAAAGAAgatatttcatcattaattCTTGATCATGATATCGGTGCTTATACATCAGAAAGTGAAATTGAAGACGAGCAAATTGTTAAAGTTATTGATACAAAGGATATAAGAGCTAGAAAGTctctaataaataaaaacaaaattgccacagaaaaagatgaagaaaatgcTAAGGAAGCTGaggaagatgaagataCCGTAAAGCAAGAAGAAACACGAgaagaattagatgatgatgagcCGAGTATGGCGCCCAGAAAGAAAGCCATTAAATTGACTGAATTGGGTCCAAGACTAACATTAAAATTAgtaaaaattgaagaaggtATTTGTTCTGGTAAAGTGTTACACCATGAATTCGTTCAAAAAACAAGTGCTGAAATTAAAGCCTTAGAAAAAAAGCATGCTgaaaagatgaaattaaaagaagcAAGGAAGAAAGAACAAGAGGAAAATATTGCTAAAAAGAAAGCTGTTAAGGACGCTAAGAAAGCCCGTAAAGatgaaagaagaaaaattagaaaaatgcaagaagaaaataatggcAAGAATGGAGGAGAAACTATTGAAAGTAACGAAGATGAGAACAGTAGTAGTGACAGTGATAGTGATGATGAAGCTCATTATGGAGATGTTCCAGAGGATATTGATTCCGATTTATATAGTGATGTCGATGTCGAATAGATATATTCAGATTATAACCGAATTAAAGTAACTTAGTGTAACCTACGTGATCAAAATATaagcatatatatatactcaGCTATCGcatcaataaataaatactaattgtatagtaataaaaatcttAAAATAACTGAAACAATTATAgggaataaaaaaaattatagtATTAATTAAGGAATGAAGTACAGATTATATAGTAATGCTAAATATTGAGTATGTATAATTGAGGTAATGTGTATTatgattaaatttatagGATTATTTAAATCCTAAAGCATCGTGGAATGGGCAAAAGTTTctatgttttaaatttggatCATCTGTACCTAGctgattaatttttttcttatacCATCTTTTAATGCACCTATAGTGGAAGACACATAAACATTCTAATCTACCAATTTTCTCATCTGGTAAAAGATCTTCGAAACAAATTGGAcattcttgaatttttgCTGTTGAATCAGCTGGTATTTTATAGATTAGCATTCGATTTCTAAAAGGAACTCTTGAAGTTAGCATTTCATTTGAAacttttgtattatttgagTAGTTTGTTGTTGGGgttgcatttgcatttgtaatatgaatattctCAACTCTTAGAATACAATCCTCTATATGAATTGATGAATCATCAAATTGCGCTAGAGGTACTGCACAGATAGGGCAAAAAGCTGAATCGTCAATATCATGTTGAGTCGCAGGAGTCATATCATTTGAGGGTAAATTTCTATCTAGTAATGGGCTTGTGTGTGTTGTTTCAAAAGTATCTGCATTAGAGCTTCCACTTTCTTGAGGACTTGAATCTCTTAGGGATAAGTTTGAGGATTCTCCCCCGGTTAGATTTTCGTTACTAGTTTGAGAACTTTCTCTTGgaatatcaattatttcCTCAGTCTCTTCAATATCTTCTCCTTGTTCATGATGCTGTAAGATTGTTTCTCGTTTCCAATCGGAAAGAATTAAACGATtatccaataataatttgaaacaatCATCGCAAGCTCTGAATGGGGAGATTGAATAATTTGAGTTGTGCTCTGTAGCGGTCATATATAGTTTTGTATTTGGTCTATTCAATAGGGTTACTGATTTGTTATCtggatttaataatataggGAAATTATTTGAGCAATTAtcacaaaatattttcccACAATGACGACAATGATGTTTTCTTAAAAACCAAGTGAATCTTTTTTTGCATTGAGTACAATATTTCACTTCATTATCTGGTTGCCAagtatattttctatttgaGTGAAATTTCTTAGAATGGATAGGTTTGGTTATAGAAGTATTTGAAGGGAAGTTTGATATCTGAGTTGCAATGAACATCTTAATTTAATCTTTGCCAACGGTTTGACGaaaagttttaatatttatatgtaATATTTGAGAGAAAGAGCAGGGGAAATTGAAACTAATGAAAAGggaaatgataaaaaaagagcAGATACTTTAATAAAGTAGGAAacgaaaataaaaaaaattagcaATAGGTATTGATACGTTTCCACAGTAGTATTGAGTAGTagtattcaaataaaatatatattattattttatcgTGTGGTACGAAATATAAGTAGGATACTACAAGTGCGGTAATGTTAATAGTAGGACACCAATACAACAATTTCTACAAATAGCAGTCTTAATGGTCTCTCTTGTAATTGAtcctttttaattttccaTATATGTTCTCAATAGGTTCTCATTAAAGGATGTCTTAAACAAGggttgaagaaaaatttttactGAGTATACAGAATTATGCAATACTGTTCCCCTAAACAGGCATTGCATTTGGCTGATGTTAGCGTTGGCGTTGGCGTTGGCGTTGGCGGTGCTGCTGATGATGTGAATAGCATAATTCCTGGGCGTTATGGTGCTTGTGACTGAATTGGAGTGATCATGATAGGTCCCATACTCCTAGCTATTCTACCAATCCATTTCGTGATTCTAGCTACTATTGCTCATTCCTATTTTTTGGTAAGTTTCCTTGGCACCTATTATTAGCCACGTAATGCACAAAAATCGCCCAGTTAGTTCGGGCCGAGTCGGCTGGCAACGTAGCTAAAACTCCGAGCATAGCATGCCCCGTTTTTATGATAAATGTCTACCTTTATGTTCATATTAGTATATCAAGGAGTGGAGCTTATTTCCTGTAGTCTCAATAATGTCTGTATTTTGCTCACGGAAGTAACAGATTGCTACGaggtttgtttttttttatgtgGATCACTTTGGAAGCGTCTGGAAGAGTATCTAGCTTATTCTGGGTTGCAAGCCAATGTTCTAGCTTACTTTTAGGCTTTAGGTCAACATCCACGATCCGAGCAGCAATCTGGCCAGATATAGAGCTTCTGATAAATATAGTTACATCTCTTAGAGTCATTGCTGTGCAGAGCGTATTTAGATCTATAGGGGATTGGTGTCTAAGTTGACGTATTGGATCCCATTTCTGTTGTAGTCTGTAAAGGCATTGTAATATATTCGAGGGGTCTTTGAAATATTCAGTCAGCTGTTTatgatatatatttaatgaagatgagCAAATACGTTCCACAGCTTCTGCTGGATCTGTGACAAGCAGACAGGGGCATATCagaaaatttctttttatcatGGTGGCATGTGTGCAAGTTCTACAATAACCTACGCTAACGGAATATAGCCACTTAGGtttcaattcaaatagtATATCTGAGGTGGTGGTAtatatcttcaaataatgatccTTGTACCGCGTGATGTTTTTGGATGCGGAGGCACCCCCATCTTCGGCGGGTAATCGAAGATCTTCCATCTTAATGCATTTTATAAGGTCATCACTTGATTGTAATAAAGTTTGAACCTCTTGGACGTTGTATAGTTTGTCTCTAGTCATATTATACAATTCCATACCACATAAATAATCCATTAATAATGGTTTAATCCTTTGTTCGATATAATTCCAATTGCGAAGAGTATAGTCATTGTTTTCTACAATGGTGTTGTATCTAGTACTGATACGATACAGTCTTTTAATTGGGGAATTATCATTGGTATCTTCTAAAACTATATTAGCATTTCCCTTCCCTACCAGTTTCATTTAATGAGGATTGTGCTGAtagttattatttgctAAAAGAGGATAATCCTCGAGTCtttatttgttgtttttatttccaTTGATTTCcgttttctttttatataa
This genomic stretch from Henningerozyma blattae CBS 6284 chromosome 1, complete genome harbors:
- the TBLA0A03040 gene encoding Brix domain-containing protein (similar to Saccharomyces cerevisiae SSF2 (YDR312W) and SSF1 (YHR066W); ancestral locus Anc_5.338); translated protein: MAKRRSKNRTHVVQTETTLKGIPKSMVIRVGQTSFANHSLNQLVKDFRQIMQPHTAIKLKERKTNKLKDFVVMCGPLGVSHLFMFTQSEKTGNVSLKVARTPQGPTITFQVVDYSLDKDIKRFLKRPKSLKSDDVLDPPLLVLNGFTTLKKNAPNEVNEEDKEKENVEKVIVSMFQNVFPPLNPSSTRLNSIKRVFLINKDKETDEISMRHYYLDVREVEISKNLKRLYKSKHNLSKSVPNLNRKEDISSLILDHDIGAYTSESEIEDEQIVKVIDTKDIRARKSLINKNKIATEKDEENAKEAEEDEDTVKQEETREELDDDEPSMAPRKKAIKLTELGPRLTLKLVKIEEGICSGKVLHHEFVQKTSAEIKALEKKHAEKMKLKEARKKEQEENIAKKKAVKDAKKARKDERRKIRKMQEENNGKNGGETIESNEDENSSSDSDSDDEAHYGDVPEDIDSDLYSDVDVE
- the PIB1 gene encoding phosphatidylinositol-3-phosphate-binding ubiquitin-protein ligase (similar to Saccharomyces cerevisiae PIB1 (YDR313C); ancestral locus Anc_5.339) produces the protein MFIATQISNFPSNTSITKPIHSKKFHSNRKYTWQPDNEVKYCTQCKKRFTWFLRKHHCRHCGKIFCDNCSNNFPILLNPDNKSVTLLNRPNTKLYMTATEHNSNYSISPFRACDDCFKLLLDNRLILSDWKRETILQHHEQGEDIEETEEIIDIPRESSQTSNENLTGGESSNLSLRDSSPQESGSSNADTFETTHTSPLLDRNLPSNDMTPATQHDIDDSAFCPICAVPLAQFDDSSIHIEDCILRVENIHITNANATPTTNYSNNTKVSNEMLTSRVPFRNRMLIYKIPADSTAKIQECPICFEDLLPDEKIGRLECLCVFHYRCIKRWYKKKINQLGTDDPNLKHRNFCPFHDALGFK
- the IPK1 gene encoding inositol pentakisphosphate 2-kinase (similar to Saccharomyces cerevisiae IPK1 (YDR315C); ancestral locus Anc_5.342); the encoded protein is MKLVGKGNANIVLEDTNDNSPIKRLYRISTRYNTIVENNDYTLRNWNYIEQRIKPLLMDYLCGMELYNMTRDKLYNVQEVQTLLQSSDDLIKCIKMEDLRLPAEDGGASASKNITRYKDHYLKIYTTTSDILFELKPKWLYSVSVGYCRTCTHATMIKRNFLICPCLLVTDPAEAVERICSSSLNIYHKQLTEYFKDPSNILQCLYRLQQKWDPIRQLRHQSPIDLNTLCTAMTLRDVTIFIRSSISGQIAARIVDVDLKPKSKLEHWLATQNKLDTLPDASKVIHIKKNKPRSNLLLP